From Aegilops tauschii subsp. strangulata cultivar AL8/78 chromosome 5, Aet v6.0, whole genome shotgun sequence:
ACGCCGCTCGGGTGGCGCACCCGCGGCGGCgccctcgtcatcaacgagggcggccgtctcgcctctcctccctcctcccgccTCGTCAAGCCGAAGACTGAGCCAAGGCTCCTCGCCGTGAAGGAGCACGAGGCGATGGCCGCCAACGAGAAGACCGGCCTCAAATGGGCGCGGGACGACTACGTCCGGCAGGAGATGGAGCATCAGCGCCGCACCCTCGAGGAGATCGCCGCGGCCGGGACGAGGGCGGCATcgtcatccccccccccccccccccccccccccgcatcgGCAACGTAGGTCAGGGGTGCAGCAAAAACGGCGGCATGCAAGGCGACGACGACATCGGCGACTACACCGACTTTTTTTTAGGTTTTATTGTCTTCTGTATTATGTACAAATATGAATGAAAACCGCCGAATATTAGCCGAATTCCTGTCTTTTCGTCTAAACTTAAGCCGAAGTTCAATTCAAAAAAGGCGTCTGGGGGCCGACCTGGGCCGTGGTTAGGAACCCGACCGCCCTCACGGCCAAAAAAGTGTCGGCTAGCCCTCAGGAGGCGCTATTTATGTCCCTAGGGGCACCGatcggctggagatgctctaatgaCCATAACCATAATGCACTCAACACGATGGCGCACAGCTACTCAATGGACAAGACTGGGCAAGGAACAAGGAATGGCAACTTAGGATGGCGAAGCAAGGTAGTTCCGCGCTCTAACAAAGAGCCAGGGTTACAAGAGTACTCGAGAAAAATTGTCGCCTGTTTTCCGACATCCTACCACTCCGTTACGATGCTGGCAGCACGTCAACCGCCAATACCAATACTGATTTGCTCCACATTAACCCGTACAGTGAATCACATAAAAACTGATGTTAGTTCTAGCATTGCTCCTGGAAAACAACCCCCTAGAAAAACAAAGGAAGGAACTGACCACCGCTCTATACCACTACATCACTGAGACCAACCCAGCTCTACATATTACTCGGGGAAAAAGTAGACTACTAACCACCACATGTAGGCTTTCTTCTTTCATGTATCCGTTCCATGGTATCGCAATGTAAGAACTCTTATCTagaaactactactccctctgtaaacgctcttatattagttgctcttatattagtttacagagggagtatcacacAACTATTCTCTCGCTCACAAATGAAGATACACACATGCAGAACGTGCAACAAATTCTCAAACACTTCATAAAAACAAACCAGGAAAGGCCAAGAAGTTAATGTAGAGCAAGAGAAGGCACACATAACTTCAGGATGTTTATTACGGTACAACACTCGACGAAATATACACGCACATGGGTCCATCGCATCCCAACTAGGGTAATAATATACATCACACTCGGTACACGCGATGCAAGGAGGAAACTTCACATTTCACTAGTTCATCAGTTGGACCTCCATTTTAAACCACTTGATAGTCGATTTCACCTCACCTTTCCAAGACTACTGAGCAATCAGTCATAGCATGCAGAGCTCATGCATCATTAGCATAGACACGGGTCCACTCTTTGGCTGCACAATATGAAACCGGCATCGCTTGAGAAAAATCTGCTATATTTTGCAGCTAGAAATGCGACAAGATTATCACCTGTTTCCACAGCTTCTGTTTCGTTGGCCTTCCAGTGCTTTGCCACATTGTCAGCAAGCGGATCGTCAGGATTTGGAGCGCTGAGGAGTGCTTGAATACTGAAAAGAAACATCAAGTGGAAAGGAATGAGATGTTCAGCTAAGATTGATTTGTTCTGCTCAACTCGtttgaactttctggttatatTTCAGCAAATATTTCCAAGTAAACACCAGCAGTGGTAAGGTACTGAAGGACCCACATCACATACTCCTTCTATGCATATTCTAGTTACAGCAACACATATCAGTTCTGCCACCAGTTTACTGGTGGTTGTGGTGGCAGTGCCAGCAGCTCCATTGTACTGTACATTTAGTGTCATCAACTTTATCGAAATCTTTCATTTCTTCCAGGGTCTCTGCATAATGACTGTATGCATCCCATATGATATGCCTGGCTTTTTAGTGTGAAACATTTGCAAAGTGCTACAAAAGCTATTTAATGTAGAACTAATGTCCCATTTCTAATTTCCATTTCACGAAACTATTTCAGTAACCTAAAAATGCTATTTAGTCCAGTGGAGCTGATAGATGGTTTCTATAGAAGTACCGACTTCTTTATGAACAAAACACACCAAATGCGGAGTACAACAGAATGTCATCGCATATATCAACAAAAATACTACTGTAGCAGGAACATTCACCTCAAAAGAACTGTTCGGATCTGAAGGGCAGGACTCCACTTGTCCTTTAAGATATCAAGACATATCCTCCCAAGCTGTATAATGTACATATTAAGAAAAATAGTATAACTTACTAACGTATATAAGGGGTCAGAATATAACGAACTTACCTTGTCAATGTTTGGATGGTAAATTTTTGTGAGAAAGCGAACCTGTTTACAGTGATCAAATCAAAACTTCAGTCACAAAAAAATGTACAGATTCATGTAGACCTTAAATCAATGTAACCACTCAATCTGAAATCTTAACAAAATAACGAGACAAATCTTAGTCCTCTCAACACTAAATATGATGATGAATACATCTTCCTCAAACTCATCAGGAATCATCGAGATCATTAGAAGAATCATATGATGATATCCAGCATTTATTCATATGATTCCAATATTTATTTGTTAAGCTGCGACAGAATCTTAGCTACACATATGGGCTCCATATGAATTGGGTGCACATAAGAACTTGTCTCCATGAAGCTTGGAAAAAACATCAACAAAATTACAAACCGACAAAGTCATAGCACTGAGATACTTGAAATAAAGCAACAATGAAACACCTTTGGCGGAGCCATTGGATATTCTTCAGGTAAAAACAACTCAAGTTTGAATACTCCTCCTGACAAGTAACCAAACTTACAGTTAACAAGAGAGCATATTGCATTTACATGTTTGAAATAGCCAACATCGAACATGAGTTAATCGTAATAACTTGGAGCTAGGAATGCATTAGTGGAGGTAAAGAGGATGCAGTAATCATCACATGACAAAATGAACCATATCATAAGTTTGTGTTGAGAATTGAAGTACTACTAAGATAACATGGAGCATCCAGGACATTCAAGCATTTCCACGTATGGGGAAAAACAGCGACTTAATTGCAAGCCTATTTAGGAGTCAGGAGTTGGAAAGCTATACATCTCAGGAAGATGATGCTGTCTATGTGATACCAGCAGAAAATATAACCCTCTCCAGTTTCCAGATACTTATTTCAGGAAATAAATGATGCTTCCATGAATTTTGCAGAAACAAGAGCGTTCAATAACTAAACAAAAAAATGCTGCTTGCATTGCGCCAAAATTCCTATGAATTGTGCTAAACCATGTGTGCGGGCACAGCAAGGTTATACTATATATATGCTATTTATCTTAGCTGTGGCACACAACAAATATGGCTGCTTTGTTTCTTAAATATGGCATCACTTTGCTCTAAAAAATTTAATGCTCGAATTATCCTTTATCATGTCCAACAGCTACAAATCACTATAAGAATCCACATACTGCGATAAATTTTCTTAGTGTGGTTGATTGGGTCCTAAAGTTGATCTACCATTTCAACAGACAATTAGAGCACAGCATTGCTAACTCTGCAGTTAATGCCAAAGGCAACTAAAGTACAGAACAGAAGAACAGAAGGAAAAAATTTAACACCTTCATATGGCGACTGAGTTGGGCCAAGGATCATGACATTGAAGTAGCGCATGTTCTCCTCTGATGGTGAAGCACTGATCCCAGGAGCTGCAAGAACATAACAAGGGCGGTGCCCGGGATCCTCAACAGACCATCCAACGATTGTTTTTACAAATTTAAGGAACAGCTAAAGTAGGGACCGACTCTTCACAGTTAGAGAAATAACTGAAGCTCTAGTATTAATTAACCAAAATAAACAAACAAGAGATTAGAGGATCTATTGAAGCTAACTGGAGATGcaaaaataggcaaaaacaaaCTCCTAAAATAGCATAAACTCCTGCGTAGAGGCATCTCAGATCTCACCTGGCTCGCTGAGCAGCCGCTGCGTCTCCTGCAGGAAGCAACACCCACCGAAAATCACCAAAATTGCACGGAAAGGAGCGGGAAAACTGGGGGAAACGGAACGAGCACACGGAAGGGTGATTTACCTTGATGATACGGCGGGGGAGGTTGCTGTTGGCCATGGAGAAGATGGGTGGGGCTAGGGCTAGGGCTAGGGTTTCGTGCTCTTGGGAT
This genomic window contains:
- the LOC109787298 gene encoding ubiquitin-conjugating enzyme E2 36 isoform X1; protein product: MANSNLPRRIIKETQRLLSEPAPGISASPSEENMRYFNVMILGPTQSPYEGGVFKLELFLPEEYPMAPPKVRFLTKIYHPNIDKVSSLYSDPLYTLVSYTIFLNMYIIQLGRICLDILKDKWSPALQIRTVLLSIQALLSAPNPDDPLADNVAKHWKANETEAVETAKEWTRVYANDA
- the LOC109787298 gene encoding ubiquitin-conjugating enzyme E2 36 isoform X2 → MANSNLPRRIIKETQRLLSEPAPGISASPSEENMRYFNVMILGPTQSPYEGGVFKLELFLPEEYPMAPPKVRFLTKIYHPNIDKLGRICLDILKDKWSPALQIRTVLLSIQALLSAPNPDDPLADNVAKHWKANETEAVETAKEWTRVYANDA